A genome region from Camelina sativa cultivar DH55 chromosome 10, Cs, whole genome shotgun sequence includes the following:
- the LOC104717194 gene encoding auxin response factor 16-like yields the protein MINVMNPMKSGSEKGLDPQLWHACAGGMVRMPPMNSKVFYFPQGHAENAYDCVDFGNLPIHPMVLCRVLAIKYMADPESDEVFAKLRLIPLKEDEYVDHHHEYADGEDSNGFESNSEKTPSFAKTLTQSDANNGGGFSVPRYCAETIFPRLDYNAEPPVQTILAKDVHGDVWKFRHIYRGTPRRHLLTTGWSNFVNQKKLVAGDSIVFMRAENGDLCVGIRRAKRGGIGNGPEYSAGWNPIGGSCGYSSLLREDESNSLRRSNCSLADRKGKVTAESVIEAATLAISGRPFEVVYYPRASTSEFCVKALDARAAMRIPWCSGMRFKMAFETEDSSRISWFMGTVSAVNVSDPIRWPNSPWRLLQVAWDEPDLLQNVKRVNPWLVELVSNVHPIPLTSFSPPRKKMRLPQHPDYNNLINSIPIPSFPSNPLIRSSPLSSVLDNVPVGLQGARHNAHQYYGLSSSDLHHYYLNRQPPPPPPPSSLPLTPSLGLRNIDTKNEKGFCFLTMGTTPCNDTESKKSSHIVLFGKLILPEEQLSEKGSTDTANLEKTQISSGGSNQNNGFAGRDLSSSDEGSPCSKKVQDASGLETGHCKVFMESDDVGRTLDLSVLGSYEELSRKLSDMFGIHKSEMLSSVLYRDASGAIKYAGNEPFSEFLKTARRLTILTEQGSESVVI from the exons ATGATAAATGTTATGAATCCAATGAAAAGTGGATCAGAGAAAGGTTTAGATCCTCAACTATGGCATGCATGTGCTGGTGGTATGGTTCGTATGCCTCCTATGAACTCTAAAGTCTTTTACTTCCCTCAAGGTCACGCTGAAAACGCTTACGACTGTGTCGATTTCGGTAACCTTCCAATTCATCCCATGGTTTTGTGTCGTGTTTTGGCTATTAAGTATATGGCTGATCCTGAATCAGACGAGGTTTTCGCCAAACTTAGGCTTATTCCTTTGAAAGAAGATGAGTACgttgatcatcatcatgagTATGCAGATGGGGAAGACAGTAACGGTTTCGAGAGTAATAGTGAGAAAACGCCTTCTTTTGCCAAGACTCTTACTCAGTCTGATGCTAACAACGGTGGTGGTTTCTCCGTTCCTCGTTATTGCGCTGAGACGATCTTCCCTAG GTTGGATTATAACGCCGAGCCACCGGTTCAAACCATTCTTGCTAAAGACGTTCATGGAGATGTTTGGAAGTTTAGGCATATTTATAGAGGGACGCCACGTAGGCATCTTCTCACGACCGGATGGAGTAATTTCGTGAACCAGAAGAAGCTTGTGGCGGGAGATTCGATTGTCTTCATGAGAGCTGAGAATGGAGATCTTTGTGTAGGTATTAGGAGGGCTAAGAGAGGAGGGATCGGTAACGGACCTGAATACTCAGCGGGTTGGAATCCCATCGGTGGTAGTTGTGGCTACTCTTCTCTTTTAAGGGAAGATGAAAGCAATAGTTTGAGGAGAAGTAACTGTTCCCTTGCGGATAGAAAAGGGAAAGTGACTGCTGAATCTGTTATAGAAGCAGCTACGCTCGCTATTAGTGGAAGACCGTTTGAGGTTGTGTACTATCCTAGGGCTAGCACGTCGGAGTTTTGTGTCAAGGCGTTGGATGCTAGAGCTGCTATGCGGATTCCTTGGTGCTCAGGTATGAGGTTTAAAATGGCTTTTGAGACTGAAGATTCTTCCCGGATAAGCTGGTTTATGGGGACTGTTTCGGCTGTTAACGTCTCTGACCCTATCCGTTGGCCTAACTCTCCTTGGCGGCTTCTACAA gtAGCGTGGGATGAGCCAGATTTACTCCAAAACGTGAAGCGGGTTAACCCATGGTTAGTGGAATTGGTATCCAATGTTCACCCGATCCCGCTTACCTCGTTTTCGCCACCGAGGAAAAAGATGCGGTTACCTCAGCATCCGGATTACAACAATCTGATCAACTCAATCCCAATACCTTCATTCCCAAGCAATCCTCTCATTAGATCAAGCCCGTTAAGCTCTGTTCTGGACAATGTTCCCGTGGGTTTACAGGGAGCCAGGCATAATGCTCATCAGTACTACGGGTTATCATCTTCGGATCTCCACCATTACTACTTGAATAGACAaccacctccacctcctcctccatcatctCTCCCTCTTACTCCTTCTCTAGGGTTGCGAAACATCGATACCAAAAACGAGAAAGGCTTTTGCTTTTTGACGATGGGAACAACACCATGCAATGATACCGAATCTAAAAAGTCGTCTCACATTGTATTGTTCGGAAAGCTCATACTACCCGAAGAGCAGCTATCAGAAAAAGGATCCACGGATACCGCAAACTTAGAGAAAACGCAGATTTCATCAGGCGGATCGAACCAGAACAACGGTTTTGCGGGAAGGGACTTATCATCGTCAGAcgaaggatcaccttgctccaAGAAAGTTCAAGATGCATCGGGTTTGGAAACAGGGCATTGTAAAGTGTTTATGGAGTCAGACGATGTAGGTCGAACCTTAGACTTATCCGTTCTTGGTTCGTATGAAGAGTTGAGCAGGAAACTCTCTGACATGTTTGGGATACATAAGTCTGAGATGTTAAGCTCTGTTCTCTATAGGGATGCATCAGGAGCCATCAAATACGCAGGAAACGAGCCTTTCAG TGAGTTCTTGAAGACAGCTCGGAGATTGACGATTCTGACGGAACAAGGAAGCGAAAGCGTTGTAATATAA
- the LOC104720058 gene encoding defensin-like protein 183 gives MEKAFSLLFFIIFFIMFASVENKMNTKTCMENLGYCEGSSQQCDERCKTKHGPEAEGECDVKGLTCTCFYPCGKGPSPPKSKKCYGGTGVCSDKCGPPCCNQNCAEKYYEGTGFCDSIGHTYLCKCQYTC, from the exons atggagAAGGCATTTTCACTCTTGTTTTTCATCATATTCTTTATCATGTTTGCTTCTG TTGAAAATAAGATGAACACAAAGACATGCATGGAGAATCTCGGTTATTGCGAGGGTTCCTCGCAGCAATGTGATGAGAGATGTAAGACTAAGCACGGACCAGAGGCTGAAGGTGAATGTGATGTCAAGGGTCTAACATGCACATGCTTTTATCCGTGCGGAAAAGGCCCATCGCCTCCTAAGTCCAAAAAATGTTATGGTGGAACTGGCGTGTGCAGCGATAAATGTGGTCCTCCGTGTTGCAACCAAAACTGTGCGGAAAAGTATTATGAAGGAACTGGATTTTGTGACAGTATTGGCCATACTTATTTATGCAAATGCCAATATACTTGCTAA